One segment of Gammaproteobacteria bacterium DNA contains the following:
- a CDS encoding SUF system Fe-S cluster assembly protein: MTAMSTAATIPDADEMEARVIDALKTVYDPEIPVNIYELGLIYGLNVDPLGNHADVEMTLTAPGCPVAGSMPEWVENAVRHVAGVESVNVQLVWEPPWTPELMSMRAKLELNML; this comes from the coding sequence ATGACCGCGATGTCCACTGCCGCAACGATTCCCGACGCCGACGAGATGGAAGCTCGGGTCATTGATGCGCTAAAAACTGTTTATGATCCGGAAATTCCCGTCAATATTTACGAACTGGGACTCATCTACGGCCTGAATGTCGATCCGCTAGGCAATCATGCGGATGTTGAAATGACCCTGACCGCCCCTGGTTGCCCGGTGGCCGGTTCGATGCCGGAGTGGGTGGAAAACGCCGTTCGCCATGTAGCCGGCGTGGAATCCGTCAATGTCCAACTGGTGTGGGAACCGCCGTGGACACCCGAACTCATGTCAATGCGCGCCAAGCTGGAATTGAATATGCTCTAG
- a CDS encoding nickel-dependent hydrogenase large subunit, translating to MTRITIDPITRIEGHLRIDCEVENGKVANAWSSGQMWRGIETILQGRDPRDAWLFTQRICGVCTTVHAIVSVRAVENALNLDVPLNAQYIRNMIITAHGIHDHIVHFYQLAALDWVDIVSALSASPEGAAKLGATLSDYRRNSLPEIRQVQDKLKAFVGTGQLGVFASGYWGHPAMKLPPEVNLLAATHYLQALEYQRIANRIVAILGSKTPHIQNLAVGGVANPINPDSQSTLTLERLFAIKAEIDKLGEFVNQAMIPDVAAVGALYADWTQYGAGVTDYLSVPDLPLDTKGTQFELPGGFIPKGDVAQFKPITSYQDGYFRDGVKESVKHAWYEYQGGDKALHPYDGQTNPKHTTFQDNGKYSWVKAPTFYDQRAQVGPLANVLAMVAAGHEPTKRHLNRVLEIASTVAGTQIPVEALHSTIGRIAARAVRCAVLLESLQNQWQLLIDNIAKGDFATFNRPVFPKGEIRGFGYHEAPRGVLSHWTVIENGKIKNYQAVVPSTWNAGPRDDNDALGPYEASLMDNPVADAELPLEVLRTVHSFDPCLACAIHLVDGRKQPIVQVRALG from the coding sequence GTGACCCGTATTACTATCGATCCCATCACCCGCATCGAGGGTCATTTGCGCATCGATTGCGAGGTGGAGAACGGCAAAGTCGCCAACGCCTGGTCGTCCGGGCAAATGTGGCGCGGCATTGAAACGATCCTACAAGGCCGCGATCCGCGCGACGCCTGGCTGTTCACTCAGCGTATCTGCGGCGTTTGCACGACAGTGCACGCCATCGTCTCGGTGCGGGCGGTGGAGAATGCGTTGAATCTGGACGTACCGCTGAACGCGCAATACATCCGCAATATGATCATCACCGCCCACGGGATTCACGATCATATCGTGCATTTCTACCAGTTGGCGGCGCTGGACTGGGTGGACATCGTTTCGGCGTTATCGGCCAGTCCCGAAGGCGCGGCGAAACTCGGAGCGACGCTGTCCGACTACCGGCGCAACAGCCTGCCGGAAATTCGCCAAGTACAGGACAAGCTCAAGGCGTTTGTTGGCACAGGGCAACTGGGGGTGTTCGCTAGCGGTTACTGGGGCCATCCGGCGATGAAACTACCGCCGGAAGTGAATCTGCTGGCGGCGACGCACTATTTGCAGGCGCTGGAATATCAGCGTATCGCCAACCGGATTGTGGCGATTCTGGGTTCCAAGACTCCGCATATTCAAAACCTGGCGGTGGGCGGCGTAGCGAATCCGATTAACCCGGACAGCCAATCGACGCTAACACTGGAGCGGCTGTTCGCCATCAAGGCGGAAATTGATAAGCTCGGCGAGTTTGTCAACCAGGCGATGATTCCCGATGTCGCGGCGGTTGGCGCGCTGTACGCCGACTGGACGCAATACGGAGCCGGGGTCACCGATTATCTGTCGGTGCCGGATCTGCCGCTGGATACGAAAGGGACACAGTTTGAATTACCGGGCGGCTTTATTCCCAAGGGCGATGTCGCGCAGTTCAAGCCGATCACCAGTTATCAGGACGGCTATTTCCGCGACGGGGTCAAGGAAAGCGTCAAACATGCCTGGTATGAGTATCAGGGTGGTGACAAAGCCCTGCATCCCTACGACGGGCAAACCAATCCCAAGCACACGACCTTCCAGGATAATGGCAAGTATTCCTGGGTGAAAGCGCCAACCTTCTACGATCAGCGCGCACAAGTCGGACCGTTGGCCAATGTGCTGGCGATGGTGGCTGCCGGTCATGAACCGACCAAGCGCCATCTCAACCGGGTGCTGGAAATTGCCAGTACGGTGGCCGGTACGCAAATTCCCGTGGAAGCGTTGCACTCCACCATTGGCCGGATTGCCGCGCGGGCGGTGCGCTGCGCGGTGTTGCTGGAGTCGTTGCAAAATCAGTGGCAATTGCTGATCGACAACATTGCCAAAGGGGATTTTGCGACCTTTAATCGGCCTGTGTTTCCCAAGGGAGAGATTCGCGGCTTTGGTTATCATGAAGCGCCGCGCGGGGTATTGTCACACTGGACGGTGATCGAGAACGGCAAGATCAAGAACTATCAAGCCGTGGTGCCGAGCACCTGGAACGCGGGTCCGCGGGACGATAATGATGCACTTGGACCTTACGAAGCGTCGCTGATGGATAATCCGGTGGCCGACGCCGAATTGCCGCTGGAAGTGTTGCGCACCGTGCATTCCTTCGATCCCTGCTTGGCTTGCGCCATTCACCTGGTGGATGGCCGGAAACAGCCGATTGTCCAAGTCCGGGCGCTAGGCTGA
- the sufD gene encoding Fe-S cluster assembly protein SufD — translation MTNVAPLFSDPYRQRFAEFMANRHEPDAIARSRRMAFDCFEALGLPTRQQEAWRLTELNALQAIAFRQPANAAIDAQALPALDTPTHRLAFVNGRFAPGLSRLRELPNQALVASLGQALLTHPERIEPAMNRLPGLENHAFALLNSAFWEDGVFVHLPRETVVDAPIHVVFYATGDDNAVHPRLVLVLEDHAQATVVVEYRGAGRYLNAPVTELQLGAGAVLDYHKIQEESPQAFHLGGVRVQQDRDSQANLHLLSIGGQLARTDLQALLDGEGAHCSLNSLTLVRDTQFSDTHVRIEHAQPHGASEQIFKSVLDGKGQTVFDGMIHVRQHAQKTDARQLNRNLLLSKQAHANANPRLEILADDVKCSHGSSTGFLDPDAEFYLRARGIPTDQARALLVHAFANDSLNQIRLTPLRERLSRLLAERLTLDITEE, via the coding sequence ATGACCAACGTCGCCCCATTGTTCTCCGATCCCTACCGCCAGCGGTTTGCCGAATTCATGGCCAACCGCCATGAACCGGATGCGATTGCCCGTTCACGCCGCATGGCGTTTGATTGCTTCGAGGCGCTCGGTTTGCCGACCCGCCAGCAGGAAGCCTGGCGGCTGACCGAGCTGAACGCCTTGCAGGCCATTGCTTTCCGGCAACCGGCCAATGCAGCAATCGATGCTCAAGCACTGCCGGCGCTGGATACCCCAACGCATCGGCTGGCGTTCGTCAATGGCCGCTTTGCCCCTGGCCTGTCGCGGTTGCGCGAACTGCCCAACCAGGCGTTGGTCGCCAGTCTCGGCCAAGCGCTATTGACCCATCCGGAACGGATTGAACCCGCCATGAATCGGTTACCGGGATTGGAAAATCACGCCTTTGCTCTGCTCAACAGCGCCTTCTGGGAAGATGGCGTTTTTGTCCACCTGCCGCGTGAAACGGTGGTCGATGCGCCCATTCATGTGGTGTTTTACGCCACCGGCGACGATAACGCGGTTCATCCGCGGCTGGTGCTGGTGCTGGAGGACCATGCTCAGGCCACGGTAGTCGTTGAGTATCGCGGAGCAGGGCGTTACCTGAACGCGCCGGTGACTGAGTTGCAACTCGGCGCTGGGGCGGTGTTGGATTACCACAAGATTCAGGAAGAGTCACCACAGGCGTTCCATCTAGGCGGTGTCCGGGTTCAGCAGGATCGTGATAGCCAGGCGAACCTTCATTTGCTCTCCATTGGCGGTCAGTTGGCCCGCACCGATTTGCAGGCGCTGCTCGACGGCGAAGGCGCACATTGCAGCCTCAATAGCCTGACCTTGGTGCGCGATACGCAATTTAGCGATACCCATGTTCGGATCGAACACGCCCAGCCGCATGGCGCCAGTGAGCAGATATTCAAGAGTGTGCTGGACGGCAAGGGGCAGACCGTATTCGATGGCATGATCCACGTTCGCCAACACGCCCAGAAAACCGATGCGCGCCAGTTGAATCGCAATTTGCTACTGTCCAAACAGGCTCACGCCAACGCCAATCCCCGGCTGGAAATTCTGGCCGATGATGTGAAATGCAGCCACGGCTCCAGTACCGGTTTTCTCGATCCCGACGCGGAGTTCTACCTGCGCGCCCGGGGCATTCCCACCGATCAGGCCCGCGCCCTGCTGGTCCATGCCTTCGCCAATGACAGCCTGAACCAAATTCGCCTGACGCCGTTGCGCGAGCGCCTGAGCCGTTTGCTCGCTGAGCGTCTGACGCTGGATATCACGGAGGAATAA
- a CDS encoding SUF system NifU family Fe-S cluster assembly protein — MNDLRDLYQEVILDHNKRPRNFRILPQPTHHANGVNPLCGDRISVYLDIEDGVIQDISFQGAGCAISSASASLMTEALKGKPVAEIEHLFDAFHDVVTTECECPKGLGKLSVLAGVRDYPSRVKCATLAWHAVRAALEERKEAVATE; from the coding sequence ATGAATGATCTGCGCGATCTCTACCAAGAAGTGATCCTGGACCATAACAAACGGCCCCGGAATTTCCGCATCCTGCCGCAGCCAACGCATCACGCCAATGGCGTCAATCCGCTGTGCGGCGACCGGATCAGCGTGTATCTGGATATCGAGGATGGCGTCATCCAGGATATCTCCTTTCAGGGCGCCGGCTGCGCGATTTCCAGCGCTTCGGCTTCACTGATGACCGAAGCGCTCAAGGGCAAGCCGGTTGCGGAAATCGAACATCTGTTTGATGCATTCCATGATGTGGTCACCACGGAATGCGAATGCCCGAAAGGATTAGGCAAACTTAGCGTATTAGCGGGGGTGCGCGACTATCCCAGCCGGGTCAAGTGCGCCACGCTGGCCTGGCACGCGGTGCGCGCTGCGCTGGAAGAGCGTAAAGAAGCAGTAGCGACTGAGTAA
- the hybB gene encoding Ni/Fe-hydrogenase cytochrome b subunit, with protein MSVLHPVAESPDPVLENHQPLGGRIVTKPFMLLGLLVLIGGYFILRRFLFGMGDVSNMSNGYPIGTWVVLDVVIGTAFGCGGFAMALLVYILNRNVYHPLIRPALLGGVFGYTLAGLAVMIDLGRYWNAFNLLLPWYAQPNSVIFEVALCVMAYITVLWIEFWPAFLERMPLAVKKRFNLDKFQVFLRRYMYVFIALGVLLPTMHQSSLGSVLLIMGSKLSPLWYTQWLPLLFLISALAMGYGVVMLEATLVQRSFKLPSEAALLTKLSRVVAGLLVLFLIVRIGDLLARGQLGLAFNFDRYSILFLIETALFAAPIAILASQRRCANTRLRFLATISLLAAGSLYRMNGYLLAVNPGNGWTYFPSAPELMITVGVVCLEIMLYLIFIKTLPVLPGRTAKAGRPS; from the coding sequence ATGAGCGTCTTACACCCGGTTGCCGAATCTCCGGATCCGGTTCTGGAGAATCATCAGCCGCTCGGTGGTCGCATTGTCACCAAACCGTTCATGCTCCTGGGCCTGCTGGTGCTGATCGGCGGCTACTTCATTCTGCGCCGCTTCCTGTTCGGCATGGGTGACGTATCGAACATGAGCAACGGCTATCCCATCGGCACCTGGGTGGTGCTGGATGTGGTGATCGGCACCGCCTTCGGTTGTGGCGGCTTCGCCATGGCCCTGCTGGTCTACATTCTCAACCGCAATGTTTACCATCCGCTGATTCGTCCGGCTCTGCTCGGTGGGGTCTTCGGTTACACCCTGGCCGGTCTGGCGGTGATGATCGACCTGGGCCGCTACTGGAACGCCTTTAATCTGCTGCTGCCCTGGTACGCGCAGCCAAACTCGGTCATCTTCGAGGTCGCGCTGTGCGTCATGGCCTATATCACCGTGCTGTGGATCGAGTTCTGGCCGGCGTTTCTGGAGCGCATGCCGCTGGCAGTCAAGAAGCGGTTTAATCTGGATAAATTCCAGGTTTTCCTGCGCCGCTACATGTATGTGTTCATCGCCCTGGGGGTGTTGCTGCCGACCATGCATCAATCCTCGTTAGGGTCGGTGCTGCTGATCATGGGTTCCAAATTGTCCCCGCTCTGGTACACACAATGGTTGCCGTTGCTGTTTCTGATTTCGGCGCTGGCCATGGGCTACGGGGTAGTGATGCTGGAAGCGACCTTGGTGCAACGCTCCTTCAAGCTGCCGTCTGAAGCCGCGCTACTCACCAAGCTGTCGCGGGTGGTCGCCGGGTTACTCGTGTTGTTCCTGATCGTGCGCATCGGCGATCTGCTGGCGCGGGGGCAACTGGGGCTGGCCTTCAACTTTGACCGGTACAGCATTCTGTTCCTGATCGAAACCGCGCTGTTCGCCGCGCCCATCGCCATTCTCGCCTCGCAACGTCGTTGCGCTAACACCCGGCTGCGCTTCCTGGCGACGATCAGCCTGCTGGCCGCCGGTTCCCTGTACCGGATGAACGGCTACCTGCTGGCGGTTAATCCGGGCAATGGTTGGACCTATTTTCCCTCCGCGCCGGAGCTGATGATCACCGTCGGCGTGGTGTGTCTGGAAATCATGCTCTATCTCATTTTCATTAAAACGCTGCCGGTGTTGCCCGGCCGCACTGCCAAAGCCGGGAGGCCGTCGTGA
- the hybA gene encoding hydrogenase 2 operon protein HybA, with product MDPNRRQFLRGAAGALATTAAAVAAPVSEAVAFGPREPKTLPPKAVGMLYDSTLCVGCKACVSACKEANGMPAEQPASLAAWNEGTWDTAEDISGKTLNVIRVYQNGAMSQKDREEDGYAFVKRHCLHCVDPSCISVCPVSAMQKNPVTGIVTHNPNACIGCRYCVYGCPFNVPQYQFDEPFGRISKCQFCNHLQAQGKLPACCDVCPTGASLFGLVEDLQAEAERRLAAKPGETYTFPRGKLGGDRPGHEAPIGKYQPHLYGEKEAGGTQVRYLTGVPHQKLGLPELPDHSYAAVSEGMQHTLYKGMIAPLALLGGLVVLARRSAKVYHDEDPTRTDDEEDSR from the coding sequence ATGGATCCGAATCGCCGTCAATTTCTGCGCGGCGCGGCGGGCGCCCTTGCGACCACGGCGGCAGCAGTTGCTGCACCGGTCAGTGAAGCGGTAGCCTTTGGGCCGCGCGAACCGAAAACCTTGCCGCCGAAAGCGGTGGGCATGTTGTATGACTCCACGCTGTGTGTGGGTTGCAAGGCTTGCGTCAGCGCCTGTAAAGAAGCGAACGGGATGCCCGCTGAGCAACCGGCGTCGCTGGCGGCCTGGAACGAAGGAACTTGGGATACCGCCGAGGATATTTCCGGAAAGACGCTGAACGTGATCCGCGTCTACCAGAATGGCGCGATGTCTCAAAAAGATCGTGAAGAGGACGGCTATGCCTTCGTTAAGCGCCATTGTCTGCATTGCGTCGATCCTTCCTGCATTTCGGTCTGTCCGGTCAGCGCCATGCAGAAGAACCCCGTCACCGGCATTGTTACCCATAACCCCAACGCCTGCATCGGTTGCCGGTATTGTGTCTATGGCTGCCCATTCAACGTTCCGCAATATCAATTCGACGAACCCTTTGGCCGGATTTCCAAGTGCCAGTTCTGCAACCATTTACAAGCGCAAGGCAAGCTCCCGGCCTGTTGCGATGTCTGTCCGACCGGTGCTTCGCTGTTTGGCCTGGTCGAGGACCTGCAGGCTGAGGCAGAACGGCGACTGGCTGCCAAACCAGGGGAGACCTACACCTTCCCGCGTGGCAAGCTGGGCGGCGACCGGCCCGGTCATGAAGCGCCGATTGGCAAATACCAGCCGCACCTCTACGGGGAGAAAGAAGCGGGCGGCACCCAAGTGCGTTATCTGACCGGCGTACCCCACCAGAAACTGGGTCTGCCGGAACTGCCCGACCATTCCTATGCAGCGGTTTCCGAGGGTATGCAGCATACCCTTTACAAAGGCATGATCGCGCCGCTGGCCCTGCTGGGCGGACTGGTGGTGCTGGCCCGGCGCAGCGCCAAAGTCTATCACGACGAAGACCCGACCCGGACTGACGATGAGGAGGATTCGCGATGA
- a CDS encoding cysteine desulfurase has translation MDLARIRADFPILRQRVHGKPLVYLDNAASVQKPRAVIDTVSECYTGYYANIHRGVHLLSERSTAAYEGAREKVRAFLNAASVQEIIFTRGTTESINLVASSFGGQTVKAGDEILITGMEHHSNIVPWQLLCERTGAKLKVAPFTDAGELILEEYERLLDDGPVKLVAFVHLSNALGTLNPARQLIAMAHARGIPVLVDGAQSTPHLGVDVCELDCEFYAFSAHKIYGPSGVGVLYGKKALLDAMPPYQGGGDMISLVTFEKTEYADLPNKFEAGTPNIAGVIGLGAALDWVNAIGLERIAAHEQELLDYATARLNDIPGLNIMGAARDKAALAAFTLDGVHPHDIGTILDREGVAVRAGHHCAQPVMQHYGVPATARASFAVYNTRDEVDVLVAALWKVKEMFEL, from the coding sequence CTGGACCTTGCCCGTATCCGCGCCGATTTTCCGATTCTGCGCCAACGAGTGCATGGCAAGCCGCTGGTCTATCTGGACAATGCCGCCTCAGTGCAGAAACCCAGGGCGGTGATCGATACTGTCAGCGAATGTTATACCGGTTACTACGCCAACATTCATCGCGGCGTTCATCTGTTGTCAGAGCGCTCCACCGCCGCCTATGAAGGGGCGCGGGAGAAAGTGCGAGCCTTTCTGAACGCCGCCAGCGTGCAGGAAATCATTTTCACCCGAGGCACGACCGAGAGCATCAATCTGGTCGCCAGCAGTTTCGGCGGTCAGACCGTCAAAGCCGGCGATGAGATTCTGATTACCGGCATGGAGCATCACTCCAACATTGTGCCCTGGCAACTGCTGTGCGAACGCACCGGGGCCAAACTGAAAGTAGCGCCGTTTACTGATGCCGGCGAGCTGATTCTAGAGGAGTACGAACGGTTGCTGGATGACGGGCCAGTGAAACTCGTCGCCTTCGTGCATCTCTCCAACGCGCTCGGCACCCTGAATCCGGCCAGGCAACTGATTGCAATGGCTCACGCCCGAGGCATTCCGGTGCTGGTGGACGGGGCGCAATCGACTCCCCATCTGGGGGTGGACGTGTGCGAACTGGACTGCGAGTTTTACGCCTTTTCCGCGCACAAGATTTACGGACCGAGCGGCGTCGGCGTCCTGTACGGTAAGAAGGCGCTGCTGGACGCGATGCCGCCTTATCAGGGCGGCGGCGATATGATCAGCTTGGTCACTTTTGAAAAAACCGAATACGCTGACCTGCCCAACAAATTCGAGGCCGGCACCCCGAACATTGCCGGTGTGATCGGGTTGGGCGCGGCGCTGGACTGGGTGAACGCCATTGGCCTGGAACGAATCGCCGCTCACGAGCAAGAGTTGCTGGATTACGCCACGGCCCGGCTGAATGACATCCCGGGCCTCAATATCATGGGCGCGGCGCGAGACAAGGCGGCGCTGGCGGCGTTCACTTTGGACGGGGTTCACCCTCACGATATCGGCACCATTCTCGATCGTGAGGGGGTCGCCGTCCGCGCGGGCCATCATTGCGCTCAACCAGTGATGCAGCATTACGGTGTTCCCGCCACTGCACGGGCATCGTTTGCCGTCTACAACACGCGCGACGAGGTCGACGTCCTGGTCGCGGCCCTTTGGAAAGTTAAGGAAATGTTCGAACTATGA
- a CDS encoding hydrogenase small subunit, producing the protein MGFVDDIDLASGTIRNLDGYEGALGGLTRREFLKYCTGIAATLGLSSFMGLRIAQAATAPQRPPVIWLSAQECTGCTESLLRAYHPTLETLILDMISLDYHEALCSGAGHQAEAYKAKSMKENWGKYVLVVDGSIPTKDGGVYCMVAGKPILQAVQEAAEGAAAIISIGSCASWGGIPSSDPNPTQAKSVQAVLPGKTVINIPGCPPNPYNFLSTVLYLLTLGKPPELDVKNRPRFAYGRLIHENCERRPHFDAGRFALEYGDFGHRQGWCLYKIGCKGPETHANCPAIGFGDVGEGNWPVGIGHPCFGCTEEGIGFTKPLHALADVKTFAPPTAFPAVNSAKGEGVTPAAAAIVAGIAGLGVGAGVMALRGMKDEDEAGGQGASSNSSDKQH; encoded by the coding sequence ATGGGTTTTGTCGATGATATCGATTTGGCGTCCGGTACAATCCGGAATCTCGATGGTTACGAAGGCGCGCTAGGCGGACTGACCCGCCGTGAGTTCCTGAAATACTGCACCGGGATCGCTGCGACACTGGGCCTGTCATCGTTCATGGGGTTGCGCATTGCGCAAGCGGCGACCGCGCCGCAACGGCCACCGGTCATCTGGCTGTCGGCGCAGGAATGCACCGGTTGCACGGAGTCGTTGCTGCGCGCCTACCATCCAACGCTCGAAACCCTGATCCTGGACATGATCTCCCTTGATTACCACGAGGCCCTATGTTCCGGCGCTGGTCATCAGGCCGAAGCCTATAAGGCCAAGTCGATGAAGGAGAACTGGGGCAAATATGTCCTGGTGGTCGACGGTTCGATTCCTACGAAGGACGGCGGCGTCTACTGCATGGTCGCTGGCAAGCCGATTCTGCAAGCGGTACAGGAAGCAGCGGAAGGCGCAGCGGCGATCATCAGCATCGGCTCTTGCGCCTCCTGGGGCGGCATTCCTTCCAGCGATCCTAACCCTACTCAAGCGAAGTCGGTGCAAGCAGTATTGCCGGGCAAAACAGTCATCAACATTCCCGGTTGTCCACCCAATCCCTATAACTTCCTGTCCACTGTTCTTTACCTGCTGACCTTGGGCAAACCGCCAGAACTGGATGTAAAGAACCGGCCACGCTTCGCCTATGGTCGCTTGATTCATGAGAATTGCGAGCGACGACCGCATTTTGATGCTGGACGCTTCGCCCTGGAATATGGCGATTTCGGCCATCGCCAGGGCTGGTGCCTGTACAAGATCGGTTGCAAGGGACCGGAGACGCACGCCAACTGCCCGGCCATTGGTTTTGGCGATGTCGGCGAGGGCAACTGGCCGGTGGGCATCGGTCATCCCTGCTTCGGTTGCACCGAGGAGGGCATCGGGTTCACCAAGCCCCTTCATGCATTGGCGGATGTCAAAACGTTTGCTCCGCCAACCGCTTTCCCCGCAGTGAATTCGGCCAAAGGCGAAGGCGTCACCCCCGCAGCGGCGGCGATTGTCGCCGGTATCGCCGGACTGGGCGTTGGCGCTGGGGTGATGGCGTTGCGCGGCATGAAGGATGAGGACGAAGCGGGTGGTCAGGGAGCCTCATCTAACTCTTCCGACAAGCAGCACTAG
- the sufC gene encoding Fe-S cluster assembly ATPase SufC, translating to MLDIRNLHVTVEGQEILKGIDLAIHPGETHAIMGPNGSGKSTLANIIAGREGYTVTEGEILFEGKNLLEMDPEIRACEGLFLAFQYPVEIPGVANLYFLKAAVNAVRKYRGEPPVDAMEFWDLVHERMELVKMDESMLKRSVNEGFSGGEKKRNEVFQMAVLQPRFAVMDETDSGLDIDALKVVADGVNALRGPERGFLVITHYQRLLDYIVPDHVHVLVNGRIARSGGKDLALELEKQGYALYNEEPGRARRAA from the coding sequence ATGCTGGACATTCGCAATCTGCACGTCACCGTCGAGGGCCAGGAGATCCTCAAGGGTATTGACCTGGCCATCCATCCCGGCGAAACCCACGCCATCATGGGGCCGAACGGCTCGGGCAAAAGCACCCTGGCGAATATCATTGCCGGACGGGAAGGCTACACCGTCACCGAGGGTGAAATTCTTTTCGAGGGTAAGAACCTGCTGGAAATGGACCCGGAAATCCGCGCCTGTGAAGGGCTGTTTCTGGCCTTCCAGTATCCGGTGGAAATTCCCGGCGTCGCTAACCTGTATTTCCTCAAAGCGGCGGTCAACGCAGTACGTAAATATCGCGGCGAACCGCCGGTAGACGCCATGGAGTTCTGGGACCTGGTTCACGAACGCATGGAACTGGTGAAAATGGACGAATCCATGCTCAAGCGTTCGGTCAACGAAGGATTCTCCGGCGGCGAGAAAAAACGCAATGAAGTCTTTCAGATGGCGGTGCTGCAACCCCGGTTCGCTGTTATGGATGAGACCGATTCGGGACTGGACATCGACGCCCTGAAAGTCGTCGCTGACGGGGTCAACGCCTTGCGCGGTCCAGAACGCGGCTTTCTAGTGATTACCCATTATCAGCGCCTGCTCGATTACATCGTGCCGGATCATGTTCACGTCCTGGTCAATGGCCGGATTGCTCGTTCTGGCGGCAAGGACCTGGCGCTGGAACTGGAGAAACAGGGGTACGCGCTGTACAACGAAGAACCTGGCCGGGCGCGCCGGGCGGCTTGA
- the arfB gene encoding aminoacyl-tRNA hydrolase, translating into MIIVTPTIQLDENELQFQFKLASGPGGQNVNKVATAAELRFDAAHSPALPDEVRARLFTLAGSRMNKDGELLITARRFRSQERNRQDAIDRLAALIQKATEIPKPRLKRKPSRAAKERRVAEKRRIGEKKQTRRSTGDED; encoded by the coding sequence ATGATTATCGTCACGCCCACCATCCAGCTTGACGAAAACGAACTGCAATTTCAGTTCAAGCTGGCGTCCGGCCCCGGTGGCCAGAACGTCAACAAGGTGGCCACGGCGGCGGAACTGCGTTTCGACGCCGCGCATTCCCCGGCCTTGCCTGATGAAGTCAGAGCGCGGTTATTCACCCTGGCTGGCAGCCGCATGAACAAGGACGGGGAGTTGCTCATCACCGCCCGGCGCTTTCGCAGCCAAGAGCGCAACCGCCAGGACGCCATTGATCGCCTGGCCGCCCTGATTCAGAAAGCGACGGAAATCCCCAAGCCACGTTTGAAACGGAAACCCTCCCGCGCTGCCAAAGAACGCCGGGTCGCCGAAAAGCGGCGCATCGGGGAAAAGAAGCAGACTCGCCGATCAACCGGGGATGAAGACTAA